One stretch of Schizosaccharomyces pombe strain 972h- genome assembly, chromosome: III DNA includes these proteins:
- the tum1 gene encoding thiosulfate sulfurtransferase Tum1, with protein MFSVGKKISFILPIKGVLQKLKDNAQKTVLLDATWYLPTDTKNGKKEYLESRLPGAQYFDIDEAKDHKNPLPHMLPPADEFASYVGKLGIDRNTNVIIYDRKGFFSSPRVFWTFKVFGHEHVFLFPNAFNAWKTEGLELETGEPRTPKPVVYEGAKLNKDLVASFDDIVKVIESPDAAGVHIVDARAHERFLGNVPESRPGLASGHIPTSINIPFTETTAAGITAPKPEEDLEKVFSSHGLTDKSVPIITSCGSGVTASVLFAALKECGFKDVRVYDESWSGYGKRANEDSSLLATGP; from the exons ATGTTCTCTGttggtaaaaaaatctcttttattttgccTATTAAGGGCGTattgcaaaaattaaaggatAATGCTCAAAAAACCGTTCTCTTGGATGCTACTTGGTACTTGCCAACAGACACTAAAAACGGAAAGAAGGAGTATTTAGAAAGTCGTCTTCCAGGTGCTCAATACTTTGATATAGATGAGGCTAAAGATCACAAAAATCCCCTTCCTCATATGCTTCCTCCAGCTGACGAATTCGCCTCTTACGTTGGAAAATTAGGAATTGACAGAAAC ACCAATGTTATCATTTATGACCGAAAAGGGTTTTTTTCGTCTCCTAGGGTTTTCTGGACCTTTAAAGTCTTTGGTCATGAGCATGTTTTCTTATTTCCTAATGCGTTTAACGCATGGAAAACTGAGGGTCTTGAATTGGAAACTGGAGAACCTAGAACTCCAAAGCCCGTTGTTTACGAAGGTGCTAAGTTGAACAAAGATCTGGTTGCTTCCTTTGATGACATTGTAAAGGTGATTGAAAGTCCAGATGCCGCAGGCGTTCACATCGTTGATGCTCGCGCTCATGAAAGGTTTCTTGGCAACGTTCCCGAATCTCGTCCTGGTTTAGCTAGTGGGCATATTCCTACGTCCATCAACATTCCATTTACCGAAACCACTGCTGCTGGTATTACAGCTCCGAAGCCTGAGGAAGATTTGGAAAAGGTGTTTTCTAGCCATGGTTTAACAGACAAGTCTGTTCCCATAATCACTTCATGTGGCTCTGGTGTAACTGCTTCTGTATTGTTTGCTGCTCTTAAGGAGTGCGGTTTTAAGGATGTACGCGTTTATGATGAGTCTTGGTCTGGATATGGAAAACGTGCCAATGAAGATTCTTCTTTACTAGCAACTGGCCCTTAA